From Pseudomonas sp. B21-028, one genomic window encodes:
- the hslV gene encoding ATP-dependent protease subunit HslV, producing the protein MTTIVSVRRHGKVVMGGDGQVSLGNTVMKGNAKKVRRLYHGQVIAGFAGATADAFTLFERFEGQLEKHQGHLIRAAVELAKEWRTDRSLSRLEAMLAVANKDASLIITGNGDVVEPEDGLIAMGSGGAYAQAAASALLKKTDLSAREIVETALGIAADICVFTNHTQTIEEQDLAE; encoded by the coding sequence TTGACCACCATCGTTTCAGTCCGCCGTCACGGCAAAGTCGTCATGGGCGGCGACGGCCAGGTTTCACTGGGCAACACCGTGATGAAAGGCAATGCGAAGAAAGTCCGCCGCCTGTATCACGGCCAGGTCATCGCCGGCTTCGCCGGGGCTACCGCCGACGCTTTTACCCTGTTCGAACGTTTCGAAGGCCAGTTGGAAAAACACCAGGGCCATCTGATCCGGGCCGCCGTGGAACTGGCCAAGGAGTGGCGCACCGACCGTTCCCTCAGCCGCCTCGAAGCCATGCTCGCGGTCGCCAACAAGGACGCCTCGCTGATCATCACCGGCAACGGCGATGTGGTTGAGCCCGAAGACGGCCTGATCGCCATGGGATCCGGGGGCGCGTACGCCCAGGCCGCCGCCAGTGCACTGCTGAAAAAGACCGATCTGTCGGCCCGTGAAATCGTCGAGACCGCCCTGGGCATCGCCGCCGACATCTGTGTCTTCACCAACCACACCCAAACCATTGAGGAGCAGGATCTCGCGGAATGA